The following are encoded together in the Novipirellula artificiosorum genome:
- a CDS encoding sulfatase family protein — protein MRTILLMVVLFASSVSAADKPNVLFVMSDQHNAHFMGVAGHAAVKTPTLDAMAKDGTYFPNAFCQTAQCCPARYTLFTGRYARSHGCRWNGVKEPLLETTIAEVLKQQGYATATFGKHHMQHSPTEHGFDVVVNMDQYTDFMKQEKMKSWLQQVDQNRGHPLKAVGRTKVDNDHHPAGFWTNNAMDFIQKNANKPFCIWLSYYGPHTPIVCSNPWADMYKASDMQLPPNHGSRINDAPPLYGEGQNRFRDMTDLHHQQALAAYAGYVSQIDANIGRVLDLLKELKLEKNTIVVYTADHGEYASEHSMWTKPTMNLDAVVRVPMIVKFPGVVPRGNVRQELVGSIDLMPTLLDLAGVDIPKQVQGVSMVPLFADNPESWRNVIFSEIGYPGKPRGGRNVMARTHTHKYVHYENGGEPMEALFDLQADPWETHNVLADAAYTETLAELRSAFQAWESTTERAPMYPVEPQTKHLRKAK, from the coding sequence ATGAGAACGATTTTACTTATGGTGGTCCTGTTTGCCTCTTCAGTGAGTGCCGCGGACAAACCCAACGTCCTGTTCGTGATGTCCGACCAGCACAACGCCCATTTCATGGGCGTTGCCGGCCATGCGGCGGTTAAGACCCCGACTCTCGATGCGATGGCCAAGGACGGCACGTATTTCCCCAACGCTTTCTGTCAGACTGCGCAGTGCTGTCCGGCACGGTACACGCTCTTCACCGGTCGTTACGCGCGAAGTCATGGCTGCCGCTGGAACGGGGTCAAGGAACCGCTTCTAGAAACCACCATTGCCGAGGTTCTCAAGCAGCAGGGCTACGCTACCGCGACCTTCGGCAAACATCACATGCAACACAGCCCGACCGAACACGGTTTTGATGTTGTCGTGAACATGGATCAGTACACGGACTTCATGAAACAGGAGAAGATGAAGTCCTGGCTTCAGCAGGTCGACCAGAATAGAGGGCACCCCTTGAAAGCCGTGGGCCGTACGAAGGTGGATAACGACCATCATCCGGCTGGGTTCTGGACCAACAATGCGATGGACTTCATCCAAAAGAACGCGAACAAGCCGTTCTGTATCTGGCTCTCCTACTACGGCCCGCACACTCCGATCGTCTGCTCCAATCCCTGGGCCGATATGTACAAGGCGTCGGACATGCAACTGCCGCCCAACCACGGCAGTCGGATCAACGACGCGCCGCCACTGTACGGCGAGGGGCAGAATCGGTTCCGTGACATGACCGACTTGCATCACCAACAGGCTCTGGCCGCCTATGCCGGCTACGTGAGCCAGATCGATGCCAACATTGGCCGCGTGTTGGACCTACTGAAGGAACTCAAGCTTGAAAAGAACACCATCGTCGTCTACACGGCTGACCACGGAGAGTACGCATCGGAACACAGTATGTGGACCAAGCCGACCATGAATCTCGATGCTGTGGTGCGGGTGCCGATGATCGTCAAGTTCCCCGGCGTCGTTCCCCGGGGCAATGTGAGGCAGGAACTGGTCGGATCCATCGACCTGATGCCGACGCTGCTTGATCTTGCTGGTGTTGATATTCCCAAGCAGGTTCAGGGAGTGAGCATGGTGCCGCTCTTCGCCGACAATCCGGAATCATGGCGCAACGTGATTTTCTCTGAAATCGGCTACCCCGGCAAACCGCGCGGCGGTCGCAATGTCATGGCTCGCACGCACACGCACAAATACGTCCATTACGAGAACGGCGGCGAACCGATGGAAGCGCTCTTTGATCTGCAGGCGGATCCGTGGGAGACTCACAACGTGCTGGCAGACGCAGCTTACACTGAAACGCTTGCCGAGCTTCGCTCCGCCTTCCAGGCCTGGGAAAGCACGACCGAGCGAGCGCCCATGTATCCGGTGGAGCCCCAAACCAAGCACCTGCGAAAAGCCA